The Osmerus mordax isolate fOsmMor3 chromosome 28, fOsmMor3.pri, whole genome shotgun sequence genome segment ACCACAGTGCAAATTAAGTGAAATATTGATAACCATAATATAGACTGTGCACTGGCATACCTTTAACTGCAAGCTCATACATGATTGGCACCAATAAACTAATCTAGGATCATGTTCCGGTTTCCTTACATTAGACTTCCTCTTGCATGCATGTGGCAGGTGTTTAAACATCCACGAGGGCATTCATCAGGCAGTAACAGATGACCAAAATCCCACTGAATGTACTGGCGAGTACTACTATGGTTTAAAAAACACTTTTGTTTCCTGTAGGCAATGAAGGATATGCCATCATAGGAGCCCCTGCATAAGTGGATATTTAAGTCAAACCAAATTGAATGCAGTCATAGGAGAGTCCGAGAGTAATGCCTGCCATCACCAATGTAAGTGAAAAATAATGGCgattgggggggaaaaaaagaaacatatcAGCACCATAGCaaagcagagagctgcagaaccAAAGAACACATTGGCCAAATAGTATTGTACTGTTAAAATGGGGTCCTTAAATATTCGACACAATATCACCTTCTTGCCTAAGGTTTCTCTCATACTTTGTTGTAACATACATCAGTCTTGTTCTTTTTGACACATTCTGTCCCACGTCGGGTGAAATATTTTCAAAAGATAACTGAAGCCGTCCTTGTAGTGTTTGTGAATCAATAAAAAAACACTTGGATCACTTGGATCTACATTTCATCTCCTTTTTTCAATGACAGAAATGGCACAGACGTCAACCCATGTAAAGTGAGTACGGCAGCGTCTGCAGTAAACAGTTAATGCTCTTCACACCTCCACGGAATCCAAAATAGTCACATCGTCACAGTCTTTCATTGTTCTAAAGGCTGTGTGCATTGTGAATTTGGGCAGCACATGTAAGGGGTCCTAATATCCTGCACAGGTAAACAACACTGTTGACATCATTATCTCCGATCGCCAGGTGAGATGAAGGACAGCTTACTCTGAAGGGTTCCTTCACTCAGACTGAAGCAGGACAGCATCCTATTGCTTTTCCGCAAAGGTTCTGTAGTGTTTAGCCATAGGTCCTTTAGTTCCACTGGGTTCTTTTGCAACTGATTGTAGCTCTGAGGAACATTCACCTCGGACAGAAAGGGCCTTCATCCAGCAGACTTGGACTGgaagttttttattttttaaatttttcTTCTAAGGGTAGAAATGTCCTCAGAAGATCCCTTTGGCGATTTTCAGACCCTTCTGTTTCATGCGGGGCAGCGTGGAGCTAGCAACACTTTTGGCCCTGCCTGTCTTTGATGAGCCTCGCTTTTTTAAAACAAAGTCATAGTTGGCAGTTGAGTTCATGGCATAGAAGACATTGGCATTGTCTGGTATCCGCAGCTCTGCAAgaaaaacatttacaaatgtATATTTAGTTATCGTTAATGGTAGCCAAACATAAACAAGGGAATGATCACATGGATGGACGGTACTAAATGGCACAGGCAGTGATAAGAAATTGATCATTGACCTTTAACCCTACCTTTATCGTCTGAAATTTTCTGCATCAGCTCATAGTCTTCCGTTTTCTCTCGCTCCACGTTGTGTTTGACCATGGCTTTCCTGATGACGGCTGGGGTCTTGTCTTGACTGGTCACCTGCGCCACGAGAAACGAGAATCAAGGTTGAATTCTTAAGTTCGTAGCGGATTATTGGTGCATTACCTCGACTGACCAAGAAAGATCATGTCATTTGTGCATGAAAACATCCCACCCCTCCAACTACTTCCTGATCACGTGTCgttgagggagttctccccccAGGCTCTCACCAGTATGCTCTTGTACATGTTCCCGTTCTCCACGTCCAGGCTGACGCGGATGATGCAGCAGTCGTCCACCTGCTGGTtgtagaggggcagggagaggttgGAGTAGTTGGACACGGCCGACACGGAGCGCTTGTgggagcgggaggaggggacgggggtggaggaggagacggaggtggACGAGGCACTGCTGGAGCCCGAGCCCATCCCCGAGGTGTCCAGGGACGACAGAGAAGTGGACTCCCAGaactacagagagacagagagagccgtCACCCACCGACGACAGACTTGGCGTGTTGTGCTACTTTGTTGCCACACAGTAAGAGTATGGGAGCATGGATGAAATATGAATCATTAGTACGGTTAGGACAAACGCTGATATCTTATTTTGAACAAGAATAAAGGTGAATAAAGGAACATGAACGAAGGTGAAgttgaagacagagagggacggTGAAAGAGAGGGGTACAGTGGAGGAGACATCTACTTCTGAGCAGAGCTGCTAAGCCAGCTGGAAGAGTTCATGTACCGTAGCGTTTGGATCAGGAGTCTGGCCCTCTTTCCCCAAAGCGGAGACCGAATGTTTTACTGAGGGTGTAGATGTCTACAGAAGGGAATTAGAGCCACAGTCAACCATGAGAAACAGAAACCACAAGGCTTATCCCACAAGGCcaattgaatttttttttttatttaggaTACAATATCAGTGATTATGACTTGAGTCAAACAATGGCAACCAGTGAATCCTCACTGTGCCTCATAATCTCAACCACTGTCAACAAAATCCAATCAGTGATCACTGATGAAAATTAAAgtaaaaccaaaaaaaaaagggaCCAGGACAGAAACTGCAACCATGGCAACGGCAGAGAACTGAAGGTGACTGTGTGGGGGGAGTTGTGATTTCCTGTTCCTTCTCACCTTCCTCTCGTGGCCCTCTGGTGAGTCGGACAGGAAACCGGGGTTAACGTCCTCCAGATCGGAGCCACTGGAGCCAATGCTAAGTGCGTCTCCgctgtcccctccccctccctggtaCAGCCTGAAGTGGGTCTGGTCGAAGGACTTGGAATGGGAGCTTCCTGCACTGCTGGAGCTTGCCTCGGTCAGCTGGcgactggagaggaggaaggaagaggcgaAGATGgatgagaggtgaggggtgcAAGGACTCTGTTTGGAGCTAGTCGACCATCCTTGGGTCCATGCAGGAGTGGTTTGGGGTGAGGGGCGAGGGCTGTGGGACTTACTCGCTCCAGCGTTTCATTATCCCCCCGTTTTTCTTGGCTCTGAGAGTGTTGCTGGCATACTCTGACAGCGGCTCGATCTCACAAGACAGTGTGTAGCTGAGGGGGCATCGATACAAATATGAAAATCTGCTTCCGCGTTTTTTTCACAGACGGTCATATTCACAATTTGAGGTAAAAGAGTAACCCATGTCAACATTCAAGACggcaccttcccccccccccccctcacctctccgctTCACTGAGTCTCTCCACCCCTGAGAACCACTCTCTGAAGTGGCTGTCCTGGGTGAAGCTGTAGTTGTTGGAGGCCAGCTGCAGCAGCTTGATCTGGGCGATCACCTCAAACTCctgcacacagaaacagagacgAGACTTCAGTCTCGGCCGTGGTCTCAGCCACTCGGGACTCCCCTTGCAGCTCGTTTAGTAAACAAGTCGCAGATCGTCTCGCTCTCGTACCTTTCTCCGCTTCTCAAAGTTGATGAGTCCACCCTGGAAACGATGACAAAACAAAGAAATTAATTCAATTCTGTGCAGGTTGTTCACGTTTCAAGCTATAATTTACTCCCAATAGCAACCAGTAGAGACCGGTCATGGGTTATTACCTCTGTATAGTCCTTCATGGCTGTGTCCATCATAACTAAGTCGGTCAAAAAGGTGCCCAGGTAAGGAATGGTCCCCTGCATCACCCCCTGTCACAGACAGTGATTAGAGGATAAAATACGCACACTAAACAAGCAATgcccccccaaccctcaccACAAGAGGGCGACATGACTACTACGAACACAGATCCGCCACCAGATGGAGCCATGAATTCGAAACGTCTATGAACTCGGAGCTTGAGCGCTCACGGTATTTTTGAGGGTGTTTACATTGGGTCACATTCCATGTGAAAACTATGAATTCCTCCCTCGGTTGACTCACCAGATCTCTCTGCTGTTGGTGTCTCCTCTGAGCTCGTTTGGGGTTGATTTCCAGAGTGGCAAATTTGGAAGTCCCCTCCTGCCAAAAAAGGGGAGAGAGTTTCAGctttgaaaaataataataataataaacagcaAGGACATTGAAATTGTGCCTGCTAATAATACTTTTGAAAAGTAAACACATACTGTGTAAGTAGTTTGGCATTGATGAACTGCTTAGTGAGAGGAATTAACTCTGTGAGTTACCACCGTATTTTTGTAACCTTAGTCATTTTAGGGATGACGCATCATGAGGGAGATTCTTCACCCTGAGTAAGCTGAGCTGACAGATCTACGTAGCTGTGCCTGGCCCCTACAGATactacagggagggagggtgtgctaTAAGTGGGGATATCGCATCCAGCCACGCACATCTCCAGGGTGGGGCTATCTCTACCTGCCAACAGTCTCTGACATCAGCGGGGATTCCCTTGGGGTTTGACCTGGTTCCTCCCACAACTGTGCCTTAAGTGCTTAACTTTGTCATCCAGCACCCCAGGGACACGTTGTCATAACGATATATTAATAGGCCAGGATTGAaagccccacacctccaccaaaGTACCCATTGTTTTTAATGCCATATCAATTCAAGGGTAATTTGTGGGTTAAAGTGTAACATGCACGTCAATCCATGCCTGAGGAATAGAACAGAGACCTGTTTAAACATGGATTTAGGCAagtcatttgttttgttttacatttgcTGTGGAGTTCCAGAGATATGCAGTTATATTGGGTCATGCAGACAAATTTCCTGTTGACCTTTGTCTGTAAAGAGCCTGCTATTAGAGAACTGCATCTCCATAAAAATCTTAACTCACCTTGACTAAGAGCTCTCTGCTCAGAGAGTAGTTGTTGTCGTCCGAGAAGATCTCCGACAACTCTCTGAAGGTGCGGAAATTCTCCCTATGGGCAGAATAATGTTAAGAAGTGAGACAGCCACCAACCTAAAAGCTTTTAGTGTTCTACTTCCCAGCTTGTAGACACATCTCCAGCCAACGCCCGGTCCCCAGAGCCCTCGCTCACCTGGACACCTCGTCCCAGGTCCTCTTGAGGCGGTGGAGGGAGTTACACTGCAGGGCAGAGAGAATGGCTCGCAGGGACGAGAAGTTCTTCAGGATCCGACATTCCTGAACAGCAAAGAACAAAAACAGACAATGACCACCAGTCGCATGGCATGGTCTGAAAAAAGAAAATCGACTGGATGCTGTAACCGTGTGTGGAGAAGGTCAGAGAGAGGAAGCCCAGAGAGGGCAACCTTACCCGGGCCACCTCGATCCAGCGCTCCACCAGCCTGGCTCTCTGGGTGGGCTTCAAGGTAGGGTTGCTCAGGCAGGTGCTGATGACACAGTTGGTGACAAAGTTGAACTGGGCCACAGTAGCTCTGATGGTGGGGGCCAGGTGCTCCTTCCCCTTCTTGTCCCTTTGGGACCAGATCCCTCCTAGGCAGTGGTAGGGGACCACCTTCTTGAACAGGTCCTACAAGGCCAGGCATAAAATTAACTCACTGAGCGTTCAACCTTAGAGAAAAATGACCTCTCACAAGTGTACAACTACTGACAGAGTCAGACttaatgggggagagaggtctcACCGCGTCCATGAGTGTAAACTGCTCCGCGACCATGATGGGGTCGAACGACAGGAAGTTCAGGCCAGGAAGCTCGTCCTCGAAGCCGCTCTCTTCCTGTGTGGCGAAGGGGCAGCCGATATGCTCCACTGAAATAACAACACAGGCCTATCAGCATATCTCTCTCCTCACGTTACCTCTTcagtcgtacacacacacacacacacaccaaaacatgaATACTTCTGAGGCCCAGTCGGTTCAGAGTCGGTTCTCTCACCGTCAAGGTCCGGCTCACACTGCTGCCGGTGGTGGAAGTGGGCCAGCAGGTTGCGAGCTCGCCGCTCCAGGTCTGAACCGGGGAAGTGCAGGCGAAGGTAGGAGAGCAGCTGGTGTAAACATCCGTACTCCGGAGGGGTCCAGAAGTCCTCAGAGTACTGGTCCAGCCACGCCCCCAGGATGGAGGAGACGGtgctgcaggagagaggcagattgTAAGATGCACTGTGATAGCGTCGGAAACACATCGGATGTCTTCCCTCTGGGAATGCTGCGGTCCCACAAAACACATTTGCCTGATCGTGCTTATAGAAGAGCCTTACTTCCTCCGCTCTGTGCAGTCCTCCTGCGAGAGTCTGCTTCCATCTGCTGTGGACTTGTTCTGCAGCTTGGCATACCTAGGACACGAAACCCACAGGTTTCTCAGCAAACACCAGGGAGCTAAAAGGGCTAGGCTGTGTGGCTCTACTGTGGGCTTGTGGAGGCGCGGAGGTGTGTGCTTGGTGCTTGTCACTCTACCTGTTGAGCAGGAGGTCCAGCACCTGCTTGGTGGAGGCGAAGGAGCGGTAAGTGCAGAGGAAGATGGTGACGTAGGTGGAGTCCTTGCCGCGGAACGCAGACACCATGTACTCCACCAGCCGCTCCAGGGTGCCCGCCTTGATGGTGCGCACCTTGCAGGTCTCGTACAGGCTGAGGGCGGAGTCCGTATCCACGCCCAGCCACCGCTGCCCCTTACTGGCCGACTGGTGCAGCTGCACTTTCCTCAGGGTGATGGTGAAGACGGCTCCCTCCTCGGCCTCTTCGCCGATCTCCTGCGTCGAGCTCTGAGGACAGAGGCGAGGGAGAGGTGAAGACACGTGGTGGTCCTCTGCGACGCAAACGCAccgcgagggagggagggagctgctgCGTTGTTTTTCATCTTTTGGCGCCCGCGGGCTCTCGTCcgatatctctctttctgactcacACGTATtacaaacactgtgtgtgtgtctgtgcgtgtgtcgaTGAATAAATCACAATGTGGTTGTCGGCAAACAGAGGTTGCTAGATACCCGGCACCACGACACAGTTGTAAGCttgtgataaaaaaataaaaaacaacaacaaggaaTTAATACAAGCTGCTTGTCGAATGAAAGAGGGCTCTGTACCAACATTTCACTGTTGTCACCATTTGTTTGTCCACCAACATGGAGAAAAACATTGAGATGCAGACAATACTGCTTTTATACATTTACCACAGTCTGAACTCTCTGGTTTCTCAGAATGTAACCTTTTAGTGATTAACCCCTGCCTTTGACCTAGATAGAGGTGAGCGTGGTTTCCATCAATTTTAAAACGCATTGAAAAGATACTGCTATGTGGTCTTGCAGGCCAGGGACATCAGTCAGACCTTTACTTTGGCTATTTCTTGTTACTCTACTCAGCAGGTTTCACCCATCCTTTCAGCCCTTAGTCATACACAGCTCGATAACCTTCCATCGCAATGCAACAGTGTTATGATTAAGTTTCTATGGCAGCAGTGCAGAGTCAAAATGCAACTGAAATAGATATGCTGTTCATTGCACTTCTTCAGGAACCACATCTTTTTAAACCAGATCTCCAAGAGCTGTTGTTTGCGCTCTTGTgtaacactggtgtgtgactgtgtgaaagTCTTCAAACACACCGAGACCTTGGGACTAGACAGTCACAGCGGGTCTTATCAGTGGAGCCACACAGGCCCTCTTGTTGCTATCATTaaaccaaacacaaaacacagctcTCCTCCAATAGATGGACTTGGACAATCCACAGACCCCaagccacccctcccctctctctctgtctctttccctgtctctctgtcgctaGTACATCGAGTTTTCATGATAAAGAACCAGGGAAATCATAATGGAATCACATCCTAATGCCTAGAACCAGTTTTGATGAACATGTCCATTTGTGGGTATACATTCTCATGTAAACAGTGGTTGACTGCTGGTGGCCTGAGGTTTGGCAGGGCAACACAGGGTCTATTCACATCTTCACTATGGAAATGGAAATGTCAGGGAAGTCTCCGAGAGAGCCCCCAGGGGGGGACCGTGTTACCAAGGAAACGAGAGGGAACTCCCACATAACCACAGGAACAGGGCCGGACGGGTCCAGGAAACTGTCATCCAAGCAAACGTCTTCCCCCATGCCACTCTGGCGGGTCACGGGTCCCCCTGATGCCTGACTCACAGCTTAGTCCTCAGCTAtttgtacacacaaacagatcaaACGAGATACCAAACATGGGTCGCTCAGGCGCCACATGGCATCCTGCCTACCTCGGTAATATGTCTTTCTAACAATAGCGGAGCAGGCTGGGTTACAGTCCAACTTATTTGACTTAGACGCCACCTTTCACCTTATGTTGGGACACGCTGGAAGTCTCCACTGAGAGGAACAATAGCATACTCAGAGTAGAAGACGCTCTTGTTTTAGGAAAACCCATTCAGAagttcgctctggataagagcgtctgctaaatgactaaatgtaaaagtgaaAGTAGACCTCAAATGGAAGTTCCTCACATGCAAAAGGGGAAACGTGGGTttgggaaaaaaaaacaaattgcGTACTAGAAAGTAAAATCTAATGACAGAAAGGTTTGTTTAGAAGCCCTAAAATATCTGACATATTTGTGTGAGCAGTGTAACCTTCAGTAACATGGGTGTTACGAATAGACTCTTTAATGCGAGACTGCGCCAGAATTAAACTTCTGTGGAGAGAAATAGCATGTCAACAAGGACTATGCTTGAATGTCGACATTTATACAGTTGCCTACTTTTCCTCCCGAAACTGTGATACTGTAGATTAATGGCAAGTAGCCTTGTCTACAGAGGAAGgaatggggaagagagagagagagagagagagagagagagagagagagagagagagagagagagagagagagagagagagagttcgaaTTCAGAAGCTCTCATGGCCACAGAGACAAAGCAGTGGTTGATCTTTGGACTCTAAACTGTGTAAATAAATAAGTCCATCTTGCAGTCAATTGAACAACAGAAAATGGTCAGTTCTATACAGAAGTCAATAAGAGGCAGGGGTCACATGAAAAGAACACAAATACAGTGGGCTGCATCCAGTACACTGGTAGCCCTGGCTAGATAATAGATGTTTTGATGAAGATCATCATCATGTTTATGGCACAGTTGCTGAGGGACTGTCCCATGGAAAACCTGAGAGAAACCTGAACTAAAAAAAGAGTAAACAAATACTCAAAAGAACAATAGTGCAGTCCATTATGACCCTCTAGCAAAGGCCactagcttcctctctcatACAATGAGTGTTGACAATGATATCAGCCTCTACTGTTCAGGGCACTATGGTCTACATTGGAGAGGACATTTATTCGGACAGAGTTCAAAGTTATGGTGAATGTAGGCTAGATCTAGTCCAGTCCTCTACTGCGCCACTACGCTTTAGCCTAAAAGGAGACAACCAGTAATTTGGCAAACTTTGAATAAAGTAATTTTCCAGGCTCCCGGCCTAAACATTCCAACCgatgtctgtttctctcattcGAAACTCCCTAAACCTGTGTGcccttctgcctctctccacttctctccctttccttctttctccctctcggtTCGAGTGAGATGCGATAACAAAagcttctctgtgtctgtgcatcTACAAAAACAGCTTCAGTTTCTTATTTCAGGTCTCACGTCGAACTTCCGGGGATCCTGTTTTTAGGATATCATCAAACAGAACAATGGAGTCCTTCAGCGCAAATCATCATTTGTAAAACAGATATAACAATTAAACTAATGCAAACATGTATGATAAagaaatacacacatatacctGATTAACCAGGTTAATTAGCTTGAACTTGGATGGGCATGTTGTTATGCAAGGAAGTGCATGGCAATAGAACACAGGCCTAAGGAACAGTGACATCATCCACTCGTCAATTTACTTGTCGGTTTTTGTATAGCAGTGACCTTTCAGAATATCCAAGCAGCAACCAGCCTATTAGAGCCTTGTGAATCCAGGATCTGAGTTCAGAGGGGCCCTCTTAGGGTTTAACAATAACCACTGGCTGAAGTGCTCTATAATTACACACAACTGAACCAAAGAATCGGCCAATGTTCTGTACTGTATACACCGAGAACCCCAACAGAGAGAAATGAAAGCCTATGACTGTAAACCAAGCCTTTTGCT includes the following:
- the LOC136938263 gene encoding ral guanine nucleotide dissociation stimulator-like isoform X2; this translates as MVYVMRMQSEAQNVKSGYLEEMFDAGTWRVRNIWDGVKLEVTVDESPVVLHSFTHLDPDLPLFESSTQEIGEEAEEGAVFTITLRKVQLHQSASKGQRWLGVDTDSALSLYETCKVRTIKAGTLERLVEYMVSAFRGKDSTYVTIFLCTYRSFASTKQVLDLLLNRYAKLQNKSTADGSRLSQEDCTERRNTVSSILGAWLDQYSEDFWTPPEYGCLHQLLSYLRLHFPGSDLERRARNLLAHFHHRQQCEPDLDVEHIGCPFATQEESGFEDELPGLNFLSFDPIMVAEQFTLMDADLFKKVVPYHCLGGIWSQRDKKGKEHLAPTIRATVAQFNFVTNCVISTCLSNPTLKPTQRARLVERWIEVARECRILKNFSSLRAILSALQCNSLHRLKRTWDEVSRENFRTFRELSEIFSDDNNYSLSRELLVKEGTSKFATLEINPKRAQRRHQQQRDLGVMQGTIPYLGTFLTDLVMMDTAMKDYTEGGLINFEKRRKEFEVIAQIKLLQLASNNYSFTQDSHFREWFSGVERLSEAESYTLSCEIEPLSEYASNTLRAKKNGGIMKRWSDRQLTEASSSSAGSSHSKSFDQTHFRLYQGGGGDSGDALSIGSSGSDLEDVNPGFLSDSPEGHERKFWESTSLSSLDTSGMGSGSSSASSTSVSSSTPVPSSRSHKRSVSAVSNYSNLSLPLYNQQVDDCCIIRVSLDVENGNMYKSILVTSQDKTPAVIRKAMVKHNVEREKTEDYELMQKISDDKELRIPDNANVFYAMNSTANYDFVLKKRGSSKTGRAKSVASSTLPRMKQKGLKIAKGIF
- the LOC136938263 gene encoding ral guanine nucleotide dissociation stimulator-like isoform X1, with product MVYVMRMQSEAQNVKSGYLEEMFDAGTWRVRNIWDGVKLEVTVDESPVVLHSFTHLDPDLPLFESSTQEIGEEAEEGAVFTITLRKVQLHQSASKGQRWLGVDTDSALSLYETCKVRTIKAGTLERLVEYMVSAFRGKDSTYVTIFLCTYRSFASTKQVLDLLLNRYAKLQNKSTADGSRLSQEDCTERRNTVSSILGAWLDQYSEDFWTPPEYGCLHQLLSYLRLHFPGSDLERRARNLLAHFHHRQQCEPDLDVEHIGCPFATQEESGFEDELPGLNFLSFDPIMVAEQFTLMDADLFKKVVPYHCLGGIWSQRDKKGKEHLAPTIRATVAQFNFVTNCVISTCLSNPTLKPTQRARLVERWIEVARECRILKNFSSLRAILSALQCNSLHRLKRTWDEVSRENFRTFRELSEIFSDDNNYSLSRELLVKEGTSKFATLEINPKRAQRRHQQQRDLGVMQGTIPYLGTFLTDLVMMDTAMKDYTEGGLINFEKRRKEFEVIAQIKLLQLASNNYSFTQDSHFREWFSGVERLSEAESYTLSCEIEPLSEYASNTLRAKKNGGIMKRWSDRQLTEASSSSAGSSHSKSFDQTHFRLYQGGGGDSGDALSIGSSGSDLEDVNPGFLSDSPEGHERKTSTPSVKHSVSALGKEGQTPDPNATFWESTSLSSLDTSGMGSGSSSASSTSVSSSTPVPSSRSHKRSVSAVSNYSNLSLPLYNQQVDDCCIIRVSLDVENGNMYKSILVTSQDKTPAVIRKAMVKHNVEREKTEDYELMQKISDDKELRIPDNANVFYAMNSTANYDFVLKKRGSSKTGRAKSVASSTLPRMKQKGLKIAKGIF
- the LOC136938263 gene encoding ral guanine nucleotide dissociation stimulator-like isoform X3 translates to MIMLEKQSSTQEIGEEAEEGAVFTITLRKVQLHQSASKGQRWLGVDTDSALSLYETCKVRTIKAGTLERLVEYMVSAFRGKDSTYVTIFLCTYRSFASTKQVLDLLLNRYAKLQNKSTADGSRLSQEDCTERRNTVSSILGAWLDQYSEDFWTPPEYGCLHQLLSYLRLHFPGSDLERRARNLLAHFHHRQQCEPDLDVEHIGCPFATQEESGFEDELPGLNFLSFDPIMVAEQFTLMDADLFKKVVPYHCLGGIWSQRDKKGKEHLAPTIRATVAQFNFVTNCVISTCLSNPTLKPTQRARLVERWIEVARECRILKNFSSLRAILSALQCNSLHRLKRTWDEVSRENFRTFRELSEIFSDDNNYSLSRELLVKEGTSKFATLEINPKRAQRRHQQQRDLGVMQGTIPYLGTFLTDLVMMDTAMKDYTEGGLINFEKRRKEFEVIAQIKLLQLASNNYSFTQDSHFREWFSGVERLSEAESYTLSCEIEPLSEYASNTLRAKKNGGIMKRWSDRQLTEASSSSAGSSHSKSFDQTHFRLYQGGGGDSGDALSIGSSGSDLEDVNPGFLSDSPEGHERKTSTPSVKHSVSALGKEGQTPDPNATFWESTSLSSLDTSGMGSGSSSASSTSVSSSTPVPSSRSHKRSVSAVSNYSNLSLPLYNQQVDDCCIIRVSLDVENGNMYKSILVTSQDKTPAVIRKAMVKHNVEREKTEDYELMQKISDDKELRIPDNANVFYAMNSTANYDFVLKKRGSSKTGRAKSVASSTLPRMKQKGLKIAKGIF